In a single window of the Rhodamnia argentea isolate NSW1041297 chromosome 2, ASM2092103v1, whole genome shotgun sequence genome:
- the LOC115747909 gene encoding LOW QUALITY PROTEIN: cysteine proteinase RD21A-like (The sequence of the model RefSeq protein was modified relative to this genomic sequence to represent the inferred CDS: deleted 1 base in 1 codon), which produces MDLKSPSSAPPAAALLFALALFLTVASALDMSIVSYDRAHGGDRSSWRTDGEVLAIYESWLAKHGKAYNALGEKEKRFQVFKDNLRFIDDHNAESRTYKVGLNRFADLTNEEYRSMYLGAKMDRSRRRLRKARSDRYAVAAGEELPASVDWRKEGAVADVKDQGSCGSCWAFSTIAAVEGINKIVTGDLISLSEQELVDCDTSYNEGCNGGLMDYAFEFIINNGGIDTEEDYPYRAVDSSCDQYRKNAKVVTIDDYEDVPENDEKALQKAVANQPVSVAIEAGGREFQFYDSGIFTGKCGTALDHGVAAVGYGTENGVDYWIVRNSWGSSWGEEGYIRMARNVAGTPTGKCGIAMESSYPVKRSQNPPNPGPSPPSPVKPPDVCDSYYSCPESNTCCCVYEYANYCFAWGCCPLESATCCDDHYSCCPHDYPVCNVNAGTCQMSKDNPLGVKALKRTPAKFHWAFGGERKSSA; this is translated from the exons ATGGATCTCAAATCGCCATCGTCGGCGCCCCCCGCGGCCGCCCTCCTCTTCGCCTTGGCCCTGTTCCTGACGGTCGCGTCCGCCCTCGACATGTCCATCGTCAGCTACGACCGCGCCCACGGCGGCGACCGGTCCTCCTGGAGGACCGACGGCGAGGTTTTGGCGATCTACGAGAGCTGGTTGGCCAAGCACGGCAAGGCCTACAACGCCCTGGGCGAGAAGGAGAAGCGCTTCCAGGTCTTCAAGGACAACCTCAGGTTCATCGACGACCACAACGCTGAGAGCCGGACCTACAAGGTCGGCCTCAACCGGTTCGCCGATCTCACCAACGAGGAGTACCGGTCCATGTACTTGGGTGCCAAGATGGATCGGTCGAGGCGGCGGCTCCGGAAGGCTCGCAGCGATCGCTACGCTGTGGCCGCCGGAGAGGAGCTGCCGGCGTCCGTCGATTGGAGGAAGGAAGGTGCCGTTGCCGACGTCAAGGACCAGGGAAGCTGCG GGAGTTGCTGGGCGTTCTCTACAATTGCTGCTGTGGAGGGGATAAACAAGATTGTGACTGGTGATTTGATCTCTCTGTCCGAGCAGGAACTTGTGGACTGTGATACATCCTACAATGAAGGATGTAATGGCGGACTCATGGATTATGCCTTTGAATTTATTATCAATAACGGAGGCATTGATACTGAGGAAGACTATCCGTATAGAGCTGTAGATAGCAGTTGTGACCAATACAGG AAGAATGCAAAGGTCGTGACGATCGATGATTATGAAGATGTTCCTGAAAATGATGAGAAAGCATTGCAAAAGGCTGTTGCTAATCAACCAGTGAGCGTGGCCATTGAAGCAGGAGGCCGGGAATTCCAGTTTTACGATTCG GGTATATTTACTGGAAAATGTGGGACAGCTCTGGATCATGGGGTTGCGGCTGTCGGATATGGCACAGAAAATGGAGTTGATTACTGGATAGTGAGGAACTCATGGGGCAGTAGCTGGGGAGAGGAAGGTTACATCAGAATGGCACGTAATGTGGCTGGTACCCCCACTGGCAAATGTGGTATAGCCATGGAGTCCTCATACCCTGTCAAGAGGAGCCAAAATCCTCCCAATCCCGGCCCGTCTCCACCATCTCCAGTGAAGCCCCCTGAC GTCTGCGACAGTTACTACTCTTGTCCCGAGAGCAACACCTGCTGCTGCGTCTACGAGTATGCAAACTACTGCTTTGCCTGGGGCTGCTGCCCTCTCGAGTCAGCCACCTGCTGTGACGATCACTATAGTTGCTGCCCTCATGACTACCCAGTCTGCAACGTAAATGCTGGGACCTGCCAGATG AGCAAGGACAATCCACTAGGAGTCAAGGCGTTGAAGCGTACTCCTGCTAAATTTCACTGGGCTTTTGGAGGTGAACGAAAGAGCAGTGCGTGA
- the LOC115747911 gene encoding uncharacterized protein LOC115747911 — protein MDGGLPMLNCLLQHTLRSICSCSSDPSDSSKWVYAVFWRILPRNYPPPKWEFGGGAIDRTKGNKRNWILVWEDGFCDFCECEKVGGGYTKGRFGPEVFFKMSHEVYSYGEGLVGKVAADNSHRWVWRDAGESDPNFISSGNMSIEPQPKAWEVQFNTGIQTIAIISVREGIVQLGSLDQIAEDLNLVISIQRKFSYLQSIPGVFAIQRPYLPFQDPYLRKSHISITEHHETFYLEDEKCQFIGAKRLFEEAPDSWPVKSINLGWNTPQYGVQGPSMWPIPPLLSKLPPMIPAYNPIEPPDPAISDRNSIGNGCQTAKTHENQVQIGDVKVEPSCHLDAISEEKPTSPNCEFNVKDQVLVGLGFEHVRDGEQSPNLN, from the exons ATGGATGGTGGACTTCCCATGCTGAATTGTCTGCTGCAGCACACCTTGAGGAGCATATGTTCATGTTCGTCGGATCCTTCTGATTCCTCCAAGTGGGTTTATGCTGTTTTTTGGAGGATCTTGCCTCGTAACTACCCTCCACCAAA GTGGGAGTTTGGAGGGGGTGCCATTGACAGAACCAAAGGGAACAAAAGAAATTG GATTCTTGTTTGGGAAGACGGGTTCTGCGATTTCTGCGAGTGCGAGAAGGTGGGAGGTGGATACACGAAGGGAAGGTTTGGACCGGAGGTCTTCTTCAAAATGTCTCATGAGGTCTACAGTTATGGCGAAGG ATTGGTTGGGAAAGTGGCAGCAGATAACAGCCACAGATGGGTGTGGAGAGACGCCGGCGAGAGTGATCCGAACTTCATCTCCTCCGGGAACATGTCAATTGAGCCT CAACCAAAGGCGTGGGAGGTTCAATTCAATACCGGCATTCAG ACAATTGCCATTATTTCGGTACGAGAAGGCATAGTTCAGCTTGGATCATTGGATCAG ATAGCGGAAGATCTTAATTTGGTGATCAGCATACAGAGAAAATTCAGCTATCTCCAGAGCATTCCCGGCGTTTTCGCGATACAAAGGCCATACCTACCTTTCCAAGATCCCTACCTCCGCAAGTCCCATATCTCCATCACCGAACACCACGAGACATTTTACTTGGAGGATGAGAAATGCCAATTCATTGGCGCCAAAAGGTTGTTCGAGGAAGCACCGGATAGTTGGCCAGTCAAGTCGATCAATCTTGGTTGGAACACCCCGCAGTACGGTGTCCAAGGCCCATCCATGTGGCCAATCCCGCCCCTTCTGTCAAAGCTACCTCCCATGATCCCGGCTTATAACCCCATCGAACCTCCCGATCCAGCTATCAGTGACAGGAACAGCATCGGCAATGGGTGCCAGACAGCAAAAACGCATGAAAACCAAGTTCAGATTGGTGATGTGAAAGTGGAGCCTTCATGTCACCTGGATGCTATTAGTGAAGAAAAGCCAACGTCCCCAAACTGTGAGTTCAACGTGAAAGACCAGGTACTTGTCGGACTAGGATTTGAGCATGTTAGGGATGGAGAACAGTCGCCGAATCTTAATTAA
- the LOC115747912 gene encoding protein SRC2 homolog, with protein MKESQSLGQLFSGDHISKSLLKGAGLQKFHHPASFARREIMSISGIQGLPLEVTVVGCVNLKDTEWISRQDPYVRVEYASSKFRTKTCTDGGRNPIFQEKFVLALIEGLRELNVMVWNSNTLSADDFIGSGRIQLYKVLSQGYDDTAWPVQDKCGRYSGEVRLILYSSATPQSKPKAQSLAPPCGILEPTMPGILPYTQTTASPYPTPSPYAAALAYPPASTAYPPCAYPPPPTYSAYPPTSSTYPPPPAYPPPPAGYPACTPAGYPPQYPPPASSCYPPGPTTAGIYPPPPY; from the exons ATGAAGGAATCCCAAAGTCTTGGTCAACTCTTTTCGGGAGATCACATCTCGAAGTCTCTGTTAAAAGGTGCTGGCCTTCAAAAATTCCATCACCCTGCTTCTTTTGCTCGAAGAGAGATCATGTCCATCTCAGGAATCCAAGGACTGCCTCTGGAGGTCACTG TCGTCGGATGCGTAAATTTGAAGGACACGGAATGGATCTCCAGGCAAGACCCTTACGTTCGCGTCGAGTACGCCAGCTCCAAATTCCGAACCAAAACATGCACAG ACGGTGGCAGGAATCCAATCTTCCAGGAGAAATTTGTGCTCGCCCTCATTGAAGGCCTGAGGGAATTGAATGTTATGGTTTGGAATAGCAACACTCTCTCTGCTGATGACTTCATTGGCAGTGGAAG GATTCAATTGTACAAGGTTCTGTCTCAAGGTTATGATGACACTGCATGGCCAGTTCAGGACAAATGTGGCAG GTACTCCGGCGAAGTGAGGCTCATATTGTACAGTTCTGCTACTcct CAATCGAAGCCGAAAGCCCAATCATTGGCTCCGCCGTGCGGAATTCTGGAGCCAACCATGCCCGGCATCCTGCCTTACACCCAAACAACCGCATCTCCTTATCCGACCCCATCACCATATGCTGCGGCGCTGGCATATCCTCCTGCATCAACCGCATACCCGCCATGTGCATACCCTCCCCCACCTACTTACTCGGCATATCCTCCTACTTCAAGCACGTATCCACCACCTCCTGCCTACCCTCCTCCGCCTGCCGGTTATCCCGCTTGCACTCCTGCAGGTTATCCTCCACAGTATCCGCCTCCAGCTTCGAGCTGTTACCCTCCAG GTCCAACAACAGCTGGAATCTACCCGCCTCCGCCCTACTGA
- the LOC115747913 gene encoding mannose-P-dolichol utilization defect 1 protein homolog 2-like isoform X2 — protein MALLGMDFTCALESLRDGRVPDRDCVLPLLSKLVGYCLIAASTTVKLPQILKILKHRSASGLSMLSFELDVVGYTIALAYCLHKGLHFSAYGELVFLLIQSIILVAIIYYYSQPLGAKTWTKTALYCALAPTILSGKVDPVLFEALYACQHAVFFCARVPQIWKNFTTKSTGQLSYLTYLINFGGCMVVLGSLRTVATNGTILIQIIIYRKSHEQREKKIK, from the exons ATGGCGCTTCTCGGGATGGATTTCACCTGCGCTCTCGAATCTCTGCGCGACGGCAGAGTCCCGGACAGGGACTGCGTCTTGCCTCTGTTGTCGAAGCTCGTCGGGTACTGCCTCATTGCTGCTTCCACCACCGTCAAACTCCCTCAG ATATTGAAGATTTTGAAGCACAGGAGTGCGAGTGGGCTCAGTATGTTATCCTTCGAGCTTGACGTGGTCGGCTACACTATCGCTTTGGCGTATTGCCTCCACAAAGGGCTTCACTTCTCTGCGTATGGCGAGCTGGTGTTTCTTCTGATCCAAT CTATAATTTTGGTTGCTATAATATACTACTACTCACAACCTCTGGGGGCCAAGACATGGACCAAGACAGCATT GTATTGTGCTTTGGCCCCAACAATTTTATCTGGTAAAGTTGATCCTGTTCTTTTTGAAGCTTTATAT GCATGCCAGCATGCTGTATTTTTCTGTGCAAGAGTTCCacaaatatggaaaaatttcact ACCAAGAGTACCGGGCAACTCAGCTACTTGACATACTTGATTAATTTTGGAGGTTGCATGG TTGTTTTGGGCTCACTGCGAACTGTGGCTACAAATGGCACCATCCTGATTCAGATAATTATATACCGCAAGTCACATgaacaaagagagaagaaaatcaagTAG
- the LOC115747913 gene encoding mannose-P-dolichol utilization defect 1 protein homolog 2-like isoform X1, with amino-acid sequence MALLGMDFTCALESLRDGRVPDRDCVLPLLSKLVGYCLIAASTTVKLPQILKILKHRSASGLSMLSFELDVVGYTIALAYCLHKGLHFSAYGELVFLLIQSIILVAIIYYYSQPLGAKTWTKTALYCALAPTILSGKVDPVLFEALYACQHAVFFCARVPQIWKNFTTKSTGQLSYLTYLINFGGCMARVFTSIQEKAPASVVLGSLRTVATNGTILIQIIIYRKSHEQREKKIK; translated from the exons ATGGCGCTTCTCGGGATGGATTTCACCTGCGCTCTCGAATCTCTGCGCGACGGCAGAGTCCCGGACAGGGACTGCGTCTTGCCTCTGTTGTCGAAGCTCGTCGGGTACTGCCTCATTGCTGCTTCCACCACCGTCAAACTCCCTCAG ATATTGAAGATTTTGAAGCACAGGAGTGCGAGTGGGCTCAGTATGTTATCCTTCGAGCTTGACGTGGTCGGCTACACTATCGCTTTGGCGTATTGCCTCCACAAAGGGCTTCACTTCTCTGCGTATGGCGAGCTGGTGTTTCTTCTGATCCAAT CTATAATTTTGGTTGCTATAATATACTACTACTCACAACCTCTGGGGGCCAAGACATGGACCAAGACAGCATT GTATTGTGCTTTGGCCCCAACAATTTTATCTGGTAAAGTTGATCCTGTTCTTTTTGAAGCTTTATAT GCATGCCAGCATGCTGTATTTTTCTGTGCAAGAGTTCCacaaatatggaaaaatttcact ACCAAGAGTACCGGGCAACTCAGCTACTTGACATACTTGATTAATTTTGGAGGTTGCATGG CGAGAGTGTTTACCAGCATACAAGAAAAAGCGCCAGCAAGCG TTGTTTTGGGCTCACTGCGAACTGTGGCTACAAATGGCACCATCCTGATTCAGATAATTATATACCGCAAGTCACATgaacaaagagagaagaaaatcaagTAG
- the LOC115747913 gene encoding mannose-P-dolichol utilization defect 1 protein homolog 2-like isoform X4, producing the protein MALLGMDFTCALESLRDGRVPDRDCVLPLLSKLVGYCLIAASTTVKLPQILKILKHRSASGLSMLSFELDVVGYTIALAYCLHKGLHFSAYGELVFLLIQSIILVAIIYYYSQPLGAKTWTKTALYCALAPTILSGKVDPVLFEALYTKSTGQLSYLTYLINFGGCMVVLGSLRTVATNGTILIQIIIYRKSHEQREKKIK; encoded by the exons ATGGCGCTTCTCGGGATGGATTTCACCTGCGCTCTCGAATCTCTGCGCGACGGCAGAGTCCCGGACAGGGACTGCGTCTTGCCTCTGTTGTCGAAGCTCGTCGGGTACTGCCTCATTGCTGCTTCCACCACCGTCAAACTCCCTCAG ATATTGAAGATTTTGAAGCACAGGAGTGCGAGTGGGCTCAGTATGTTATCCTTCGAGCTTGACGTGGTCGGCTACACTATCGCTTTGGCGTATTGCCTCCACAAAGGGCTTCACTTCTCTGCGTATGGCGAGCTGGTGTTTCTTCTGATCCAAT CTATAATTTTGGTTGCTATAATATACTACTACTCACAACCTCTGGGGGCCAAGACATGGACCAAGACAGCATT GTATTGTGCTTTGGCCCCAACAATTTTATCTGGTAAAGTTGATCCTGTTCTTTTTGAAGCTTTATAT ACCAAGAGTACCGGGCAACTCAGCTACTTGACATACTTGATTAATTTTGGAGGTTGCATGG TTGTTTTGGGCTCACTGCGAACTGTGGCTACAAATGGCACCATCCTGATTCAGATAATTATATACCGCAAGTCACATgaacaaagagagaagaaaatcaagTAG
- the LOC115747913 gene encoding mannose-P-dolichol utilization defect 1 protein homolog 2-like isoform X3 has translation MALLGMDFTCALESLRDGRVPDRDCVLPLLSKLVGYCLIAASTTVKLPQILKILKHRSASGLSMLSFELDVVGYTIALAYCLHKGLHFSAYGELVFLLIQSIILVAIIYYYSQPLGAKTWTKTALYCALAPTILSGKVDPVLFEALYTKSTGQLSYLTYLINFGGCMARVFTSIQEKAPASVVLGSLRTVATNGTILIQIIIYRKSHEQREKKIK, from the exons ATGGCGCTTCTCGGGATGGATTTCACCTGCGCTCTCGAATCTCTGCGCGACGGCAGAGTCCCGGACAGGGACTGCGTCTTGCCTCTGTTGTCGAAGCTCGTCGGGTACTGCCTCATTGCTGCTTCCACCACCGTCAAACTCCCTCAG ATATTGAAGATTTTGAAGCACAGGAGTGCGAGTGGGCTCAGTATGTTATCCTTCGAGCTTGACGTGGTCGGCTACACTATCGCTTTGGCGTATTGCCTCCACAAAGGGCTTCACTTCTCTGCGTATGGCGAGCTGGTGTTTCTTCTGATCCAAT CTATAATTTTGGTTGCTATAATATACTACTACTCACAACCTCTGGGGGCCAAGACATGGACCAAGACAGCATT GTATTGTGCTTTGGCCCCAACAATTTTATCTGGTAAAGTTGATCCTGTTCTTTTTGAAGCTTTATAT ACCAAGAGTACCGGGCAACTCAGCTACTTGACATACTTGATTAATTTTGGAGGTTGCATGG CGAGAGTGTTTACCAGCATACAAGAAAAAGCGCCAGCAAGCG TTGTTTTGGGCTCACTGCGAACTGTGGCTACAAATGGCACCATCCTGATTCAGATAATTATATACCGCAAGTCACATgaacaaagagagaagaaaatcaagTAG
- the LOC115747908 gene encoding putative F-box/LRR-repeat protein 8 isoform X2, which yields MGQSSSSPASLPGRRDSDSDSDSDPDPDLGGHSVSKSKAVIWPLLGEAAGESAAPDLSVSISDLPDECLACVFQFLGSSDRSRCSLVCRRWLTVEGQSRHRLALNAQSELLDVVPALFARFDLVTKLALKCDRKSLSIGDDALVLISLKCRNLTRLKLRGCRELTDTGIAVFASNCRGLRKLSCGSCVFGAKGMNAVLDHCAALEELSVKRLRSPAEGATTEPIGPGAAAASLKTICLKELYNGQCFGPLIIGSKNLRTLKLVKCFGDWDTVLQVMVERVTKIVEIHLERIQVSDFGIASLSNCSDLEILHLLKTPQCTNLGLVSVAERCKLLRKLHIDGLKLNRIGDDGLIAVAKHCPNLQELVLIGLNPTESSLDLLGSNCGTLERLAFCSSDTVGDPEIVCIAARCMVLKKLCIKNCPVSDEGMKALASGCPNLVKLKVKKCGGVTSEGAVCEECSCLKFDALS from the exons ATGGGCCAGTCGTCGTCCTCGCCGGCCTCCCTACCCGGCCGCCGCGACTCCGACTCCGACTCCGACTccgaccccgaccccgacctCGGCGGCCACTCGGTTTCCAAGTCGAAGGCCGTGATCTGGCCGTTGCTCGGGGAGGCAGCCGGCGAGTCCGCCGCCCCCGATCTCTCCGTCTCCATTTCCGATCTCCCCGACGAGTGCCTGGCCTGCGTCTTCCAGTTCCTAGGCTCCAGCGACCGGAGTCGGTGCTCCCTCGTGTGCCGCCGCTGGCTCACGGTCGAAGGTCAGAGTCGCCACAGGCTCGCTCTCAATGCTCAGTCGGAGCTGTTGGACGTGGTGCCGGCGCTGTTCGCTCGGTTCGACTTGGTCACGAAGCTCGCGCTCAAGTGCGACCGCAAGTCGCTGAGCATCGGCGACGACGCGCTCGTGCTGATCTCGCTCAAGTGCAGGAACCTCACGCGCCTCAAGTTGCGAGGCTGCCGTGAGCTCACGGACACGGGGATCGCGGTCTTCGCGAGCAATTGCCGGGGGTTGAGGAAGCTCTCGTGCGGATCTTGTGTGTTCGGAGCCAAAGGCATGAACGCCGTGCTCGATCACTGTGCCGCGCTCGAAGAGTTATCTGTGAAGCGGCTTCGGAGTCCCGCTGAAGGAGCTACGACCGAGCCTATTGGGCCTGGCGCGGCTGCGGCTTCCCTCAAAACAATTTGCTTGAAGGAGCTTTACAATGGGCAATGCTTCGGTCCGCTGATCATCGGTTCGAAGAACTTGAGGACGTTGAAGCTGGTGAAATGTTTTGGAGATTGGGACACGGTGCTCCAAGTTATGGTGGAGAGGGTCACAAAAATAGTGGAGATCCATCTGGAGAGGATCCAGGTAAGTGATTTTGGCATTGCCTCGCTATCTAATTGCTCGGATCTTGAGATACTGCATCTGTTAAAGACGCCACAGTGTACAAACTTAGGGCTGGTATCGGTTGCCGAGCGTTGTAAGTTATTGAGGAAGCTCCACATTGATGGGTTGAAGCTAAACCGCATTGGTGACGATGGTTTGATTGCCGTCGCAAAGCATTGCCCTAATTTGCAAGAGCTTGTTCTCATCGGTCTCAATCCTACTGAATCGAGCTTGGATTTGCTAGGATCTAACTGTGGCACGTTAGAGAGACTGGCATTTTGCAGTAGCGATACAGTTGGAGATCCTGAGATTGTATGCATAGCGGCTAGATGTATGGTACTCAAGAAgctttgcataaaaaattgcCCTGTTTCGGATGAAGGGATGAAAGCATTAGCCTCTGGTTGCCCTAATTTGGTGAAACTGAAGGTTAAGAAGTGTGGTGGAGTGACTTCTGAGGGTGCAG TTTGTGAGGAATGCTCATGTTTGAAATTTGATGCTCTAAGTTGA
- the LOC115747908 gene encoding F-box protein At1g47056-like isoform X1, with product MGQSSSSPASLPGRRDSDSDSDSDPDPDLGGHSVSKSKAVIWPLLGEAAGESAAPDLSVSISDLPDECLACVFQFLGSSDRSRCSLVCRRWLTVEGQSRHRLALNAQSELLDVVPALFARFDLVTKLALKCDRKSLSIGDDALVLISLKCRNLTRLKLRGCRELTDTGIAVFASNCRGLRKLSCGSCVFGAKGMNAVLDHCAALEELSVKRLRSPAEGATTEPIGPGAAAASLKTICLKELYNGQCFGPLIIGSKNLRTLKLVKCFGDWDTVLQVMVERVTKIVEIHLERIQVSDFGIASLSNCSDLEILHLLKTPQCTNLGLVSVAERCKLLRKLHIDGLKLNRIGDDGLIAVAKHCPNLQELVLIGLNPTESSLDLLGSNCGTLERLAFCSSDTVGDPEIVCIAARCMVLKKLCIKNCPVSDEGMKALASGCPNLVKLKVKKCGGVTSEGAGWLRTRRESIALNLDSSDQEQMDALASDGVVEENHVEFPPVPSQTAGAHIASSSGTSRSSSFKSRLGSLSGKNLMACTFRRWSSGRKDS from the coding sequence ATGGGCCAGTCGTCGTCCTCGCCGGCCTCCCTACCCGGCCGCCGCGACTCCGACTCCGACTCCGACTccgaccccgaccccgacctCGGCGGCCACTCGGTTTCCAAGTCGAAGGCCGTGATCTGGCCGTTGCTCGGGGAGGCAGCCGGCGAGTCCGCCGCCCCCGATCTCTCCGTCTCCATTTCCGATCTCCCCGACGAGTGCCTGGCCTGCGTCTTCCAGTTCCTAGGCTCCAGCGACCGGAGTCGGTGCTCCCTCGTGTGCCGCCGCTGGCTCACGGTCGAAGGTCAGAGTCGCCACAGGCTCGCTCTCAATGCTCAGTCGGAGCTGTTGGACGTGGTGCCGGCGCTGTTCGCTCGGTTCGACTTGGTCACGAAGCTCGCGCTCAAGTGCGACCGCAAGTCGCTGAGCATCGGCGACGACGCGCTCGTGCTGATCTCGCTCAAGTGCAGGAACCTCACGCGCCTCAAGTTGCGAGGCTGCCGTGAGCTCACGGACACGGGGATCGCGGTCTTCGCGAGCAATTGCCGGGGGTTGAGGAAGCTCTCGTGCGGATCTTGTGTGTTCGGAGCCAAAGGCATGAACGCCGTGCTCGATCACTGTGCCGCGCTCGAAGAGTTATCTGTGAAGCGGCTTCGGAGTCCCGCTGAAGGAGCTACGACCGAGCCTATTGGGCCTGGCGCGGCTGCGGCTTCCCTCAAAACAATTTGCTTGAAGGAGCTTTACAATGGGCAATGCTTCGGTCCGCTGATCATCGGTTCGAAGAACTTGAGGACGTTGAAGCTGGTGAAATGTTTTGGAGATTGGGACACGGTGCTCCAAGTTATGGTGGAGAGGGTCACAAAAATAGTGGAGATCCATCTGGAGAGGATCCAGGTAAGTGATTTTGGCATTGCCTCGCTATCTAATTGCTCGGATCTTGAGATACTGCATCTGTTAAAGACGCCACAGTGTACAAACTTAGGGCTGGTATCGGTTGCCGAGCGTTGTAAGTTATTGAGGAAGCTCCACATTGATGGGTTGAAGCTAAACCGCATTGGTGACGATGGTTTGATTGCCGTCGCAAAGCATTGCCCTAATTTGCAAGAGCTTGTTCTCATCGGTCTCAATCCTACTGAATCGAGCTTGGATTTGCTAGGATCTAACTGTGGCACGTTAGAGAGACTGGCATTTTGCAGTAGCGATACAGTTGGAGATCCTGAGATTGTATGCATAGCGGCTAGATGTATGGTACTCAAGAAgctttgcataaaaaattgcCCTGTTTCGGATGAAGGGATGAAAGCATTAGCCTCTGGTTGCCCTAATTTGGTGAAACTGAAGGTTAAGAAGTGTGGTGGAGTGACTTCTGAGGGTGCAGGTTGGTTGAGAACGAGGAGGGAATCAATTGCATTGAATTTGGACTCCAGTGACCAAGAACAGATGGATGCATTGGCCAGTGATGGTGTAGTAGAAGAAAATCATGTGGAGTTTCCACCTGTACCCAGCCAAACAGCCGGCGCTCATATTGCATCATCTAGTGGCACCAGTCGGTCGTCTTCCTTTAAATCAAGGTTGGGCAGTTTGAGCGGAAAGAATTTAATGGCATGCACGTTCAGACGATGGTCAAGTGGCAGAAAAGATTCCTAA
- the LOC115747916 gene encoding LOW QUALITY PROTEIN: protein DCL homolog, chloroplastic (The sequence of the model RefSeq protein was modified relative to this genomic sequence to represent the inferred CDS: inserted 1 base in 1 codon; deleted 1 base in 1 codon), with protein MAAPPLLLRSMPVLRLRLHVHRRLFAGGLRPLCAXGGGGGGLLDRVGFAGEKVFPDDKGGTASLSTKERPKYRRWDDPDYRKWKDKEDEILRDIEPIVSLAKEILHSDRYLDGQRLTAEDEKAVVEKLLKYHPHAEDKIDCGLHYIMVERHPQFRVSRCLFVVRTNGAWIDFSYQKCLRAYIRSKYPSYAERFIRKHLKRGSD; from the exons ATGGCAGCTCCTCCTCTGCTTCTGAGGAGCATGCCGGTTCTCCGCCTCCGGCTCCACGTCCACCGCCGCCTCTTCGCCGGAGGTCTCCGTCCGCTGTGCG gcggcggcgggggcggcggcCTGCTCGACCGAGTCGGCTTCGCA GGGGAGAAGGTGTTCCCCGACGACAAGGGGGGCACGGCGTCGTTGAGCACCAAAGAGAGGCCAAAGTACCGCAGGTGGGACGATCCCGACTACAGGAAGTGGAAGGATAAGGAGGATGAGATTTTGAGAGACATCGAGCCCATAGTCTCGCTCGCCAAAGAGATTCTCCACTCCgatag GTACTTGGATGGGCAACGACTGACAGCTGAAGATGAGAAAGCTGTTGTAGAGAAGCTTCTCAAGTATCATCCACATGCTGAAGACAAAATTGATTGCGGACTTCATTACATAATG GTTGAGCGACATCCCCAGTTTAGAGTGTCAAGGTGTCTGTTTGTTGTAAGAACCAATGGTGCATGGATAGATTTCTCATACCAGAAGTGTCTCCGAGCGTATATCCGATCAAAGTATCCGTCTTATGCTGAAAGATTCATCCGGAAACATTTAAAACGCGGCAGTGATTAA